From Aerosticca soli, a single genomic window includes:
- a CDS encoding OprD family outer membrane porin produces the protein MPDSHLDLSFRNAYMDRDHGYLGEKAEWGQTANARFVSGYTQGAVGLGVDAFVLSAVNLDRSAHQAGDPGIDFFKPDAQGRPAHDLLRTGVAVKARVSSTVITYGDQMPRLPVLSADTTRLLPESYTGVLVTSQEVDGLVLHAGRFTREARKSADGRDSGGLGRIDVLGGSYAFNEQLTASLYASENKNVAAKRFARIKYVLPLQDARSLTFNLNGYRTRLNKAFAVRNFDGGRDNTIWSVSANYVVGAHGFLLAHQRSSGDTGYHYGWYQNAGGLGDGGATIWLANSYWSDFDGEDERSWQARYSVDLGKYGLTGLSYLIAYVTGSDIKTAQTDHGHEHEVFNQLRYIVQSGPAKGLAFKLRASWLHVSGDAHAYFKGGKEVRVFVDYPLQAF, from the coding sequence TTGCCGGACAGTCATCTGGATCTTTCCTTCCGCAACGCCTACATGGACCGTGATCACGGCTATCTGGGCGAGAAGGCCGAATGGGGCCAGACGGCCAATGCGCGATTCGTTTCCGGATACACCCAGGGCGCGGTCGGCCTTGGCGTGGATGCCTTCGTGCTGTCTGCGGTGAATCTCGACCGCAGTGCGCATCAGGCGGGCGATCCGGGCATCGATTTTTTTAAGCCCGATGCGCAGGGCCGGCCCGCTCACGATCTCCTGCGTACGGGTGTCGCGGTCAAGGCGCGCGTTTCCAGCACGGTGATCACCTACGGCGATCAGATGCCGCGCCTGCCGGTGCTGAGCGCCGACACCACGCGTCTGCTTCCGGAAAGCTACACCGGCGTGCTGGTGACTTCGCAGGAAGTGGACGGACTCGTGCTGCATGCGGGCCGTTTCACCCGCGAGGCGCGCAAAAGTGCGGACGGACGGGACAGCGGTGGCCTGGGCCGGATCGACGTACTAGGCGGCAGCTACGCCTTCAACGAGCAGCTCACCGCCTCGCTCTACGCTTCCGAAAACAAGAACGTCGCCGCCAAGCGTTTCGCGCGCATCAAATACGTGCTGCCGCTACAGGATGCGCGCAGTCTCACTTTCAATCTGAACGGCTACAGGACCCGCTTGAACAAGGCTTTCGCCGTCAGAAACTTCGATGGCGGCCGCGACAACACGATCTGGAGCGTGTCCGCCAACTATGTCGTCGGCGCGCATGGCTTCCTGCTCGCCCACCAGCGCAGCAGTGGCGACACCGGCTATCACTACGGCTGGTACCAGAATGCGGGCGGACTGGGGGACGGCGGCGCCACGATCTGGCTTGCCAATTCCTACTGGTCGGACTTCGATGGCGAGGACGAGCGCTCTTGGCAGGCGCGCTACAGCGTCGATCTGGGCAAGTACGGCCTGACGGGCTTGAGCTATCTCATTGCCTACGTCACCGGCAGCGACATCAAGACCGCGCAAACCGACCACGGCCACGAGCACGAGGTCTTCAACCAGCTGAGATACATCGTGCAGAGCGGCCCGGCCAAGGGACTGGCCTTCAAGTTGCGCGCCTCATGGCTGCACGTGTCCGGCGATGCCCACGCGTATTTCAAGGGCGGCAAGGAAGTGCGCGTGTTCGTCGATTATCCGCTGCAGGCCTTCTGA
- a CDS encoding amino acid permease yields the protein MLKQLIARKTDFSAIDDPSHGPALRRTLGPWGITALGIGAVIGTGIFVVTGQAAAEHAGPAVLISFVLAAICSGFTALCYAEFATLIPVSGSSYSYAYATLGELAAWFIGWNMVLEYGISASAVAASWTGYFTSLLDHVGVHLPKALTEAPLAFTDGHLVATGHLFNLPAVAIVLALTALCYVGIRESSGLNVLMVALKVGLIVIVVVAGYRYINPANWHPFIPPNEGPGKYGWSGIMRGAAMVFFAYIGFEATSTAAQECKNPQRDLPFGILLSLVICTVLYLAMAAVLTGLTRYDQLGTSEPVVTAIRPYPQLGWLRLVVEIGAMIGLSSVILVMIIAQPRIFMIMARDGLLPPVFSRVHPRYRTPHLNTLVTGAGIALLAAVFPLDLLADLTSMGTLIAFVAVCAGVLILRYTAPQLHRGFRVPWAWAICPAGVLSCLALLGFMAWFNWLLMLVWTAIGFGIYFGYGRRHSYLHG from the coding sequence ATGCTCAAGCAGCTCATCGCGCGCAAGACCGATTTTTCCGCCATCGACGATCCGAGCCACGGTCCGGCACTGCGCCGCACCTTGGGTCCCTGGGGCATCACCGCGCTCGGCATCGGCGCCGTGATCGGCACCGGCATCTTCGTGGTTACCGGCCAGGCCGCCGCCGAGCACGCCGGGCCCGCGGTCTTGATCTCCTTCGTGCTGGCGGCCATCTGCAGCGGTTTCACCGCGCTGTGCTATGCCGAATTTGCCACGCTCATCCCGGTCTCAGGCAGCTCGTATTCGTACGCCTACGCCACCCTGGGCGAACTCGCGGCATGGTTCATCGGCTGGAACATGGTGCTCGAATACGGCATCTCCGCCTCGGCGGTGGCGGCAAGCTGGACCGGCTATTTCACCAGCCTGCTGGATCATGTCGGCGTCCATCTGCCCAAGGCGCTGACCGAGGCGCCGCTGGCCTTCACCGACGGGCATCTGGTCGCCACCGGGCACCTGTTCAATCTGCCGGCGGTGGCGATCGTGCTCGCGCTGACCGCGCTCTGCTACGTCGGCATCCGCGAGTCCTCGGGACTCAACGTGCTGATGGTCGCGCTCAAGGTCGGTCTGATCGTGATCGTGGTGGTGGCCGGCTACCGCTACATCAATCCGGCCAACTGGCATCCGTTCATCCCGCCCAATGAAGGCCCGGGCAAGTACGGCTGGTCGGGCATCATGCGCGGCGCGGCGATGGTGTTCTTCGCCTACATCGGCTTCGAGGCCACGTCGACCGCGGCGCAGGAATGCAAGAACCCGCAGCGCGATCTGCCTTTCGGCATCCTGCTCTCGCTGGTGATCTGCACCGTGCTTTATCTCGCCATGGCCGCGGTGCTGACCGGGCTCACCCGCTACGACCAGCTCGGCACCAGCGAGCCGGTGGTCACCGCGATCCGTCCTTATCCGCAGCTCGGCTGGCTGCGGCTGGTGGTGGAGATCGGCGCGATGATCGGCCTGTCGTCGGTGATCCTGGTCATGATCATCGCCCAGCCGCGCATCTTCATGATCATGGCGCGCGATGGGCTGCTGCCGCCGGTGTTCAGCCGCGTCCACCCGCGCTATCGCACGCCACACCTCAACACGCTGGTCACCGGAGCCGGCATCGCGCTGCTGGCGGCGGTCTTCCCGCTCGACCTGCTGGCCGATCTCACCTCGATGGGCACGCTGATCGCCTTCGTCGCGGTGTGCGCCGGCGTGCTGATCCTGCGCTACACCGCGCCGCAGCTGCACCGCGGCTTCAGAGTGCCCTGGGCGTGGGCGATCTGTCCCGCCGGTGTGCTGAGCTGCCTGGCCCTGCTCGGGTTCATGGCCTGGTTCAACTGGCTGCTGATGCTGGTCTGGACGGCGATCGGCTTCGGTATCTATTTCGGCTATGGCCGGCGGCACAGCTATCTGCACGGCTGA
- a CDS encoding high-potential iron-sulfur protein translates to MSNEKDIESRRRFLKIAAGTTAAALVVGSLPRFARAADLPHLAETDPTAKALGYVEDASKTTNPKHKAGDTCSNCQFYGGGASYGPCQLFPGKAVSAKGWCVSHTPKKA, encoded by the coding sequence ATGTCGAACGAGAAAGACATCGAATCGCGTCGCCGCTTCCTTAAGATCGCCGCCGGAACCACGGCCGCGGCGCTCGTCGTCGGCAGCCTGCCGCGCTTCGCCCGTGCGGCCGATCTGCCGCATCTGGCCGAGACCGATCCCACCGCCAAGGCCCTGGGTTATGTCGAGGATGCTTCCAAGACGACCAATCCCAAGCACAAGGCCGGTGACACTTGTTCGAACTGCCAGTTCTACGGCGGCGGTGCGAGCTATGGTCCCTGTCAGCTGTTCCCCGGCAAGGCCGTGAGCGCGAAGGGTTGGTGCGTCTCGCACACGCCGAAGAAAGCCTGA
- a CDS encoding C13 family peptidase, with the protein MRTPTIALAAFAAGVLLTLAWQREARHPALSVNGPPAVAATSATAAPASASTTASDADTGETDAWPEDAPTPEQVIYAQPGLLDEALASLGPRVPGKPNLYLVAFAGDGAEDVFRNEAEYAARLFVRRFGSTAHALVLENHPATLERRPLASWSNLEAALDGLARTMDPAQDILVLYLTSHGSEDHTLLVDLDPLPLDQLDADGLAGMLRKRPFRWKVVVVNACYSGGFIPALRGPGTLVLTAARADRSSFGCGSDADVTYFGRAWLIDALNRSNDFIAAFHQAQAEIAGWERQQNLTPSEPQIAIGAGIADQLAQWRRAAANGAPLPFAPAPLRMTRAGASR; encoded by the coding sequence CTGCGCACACCGACGATCGCCCTCGCCGCCTTTGCCGCCGGCGTGCTGCTGACGCTCGCCTGGCAGCGGGAGGCGCGACACCCTGCGCTTTCGGTCAACGGCCCGCCGGCGGTCGCCGCAACTTCGGCGACCGCCGCACCGGCCAGTGCGAGCACGACGGCGAGCGATGCCGATACGGGCGAGACCGATGCCTGGCCCGAGGATGCGCCGACCCCCGAACAGGTGATCTACGCCCAGCCCGGCCTGCTCGACGAGGCGCTGGCCAGTCTGGGGCCGCGCGTGCCCGGCAAGCCCAATCTCTATCTCGTCGCCTTCGCCGGTGACGGCGCCGAGGACGTGTTCCGCAACGAGGCCGAATATGCCGCGCGACTGTTCGTGCGCCGCTTCGGTTCTACCGCCCACGCGCTCGTGCTGGAGAATCACCCGGCCACCCTGGAGCGGCGGCCACTGGCGAGCTGGAGCAATCTGGAAGCGGCGCTGGACGGCTTGGCGCGGACGATGGACCCGGCGCAGGACATCCTGGTGCTCTATCTCACCAGTCACGGCAGCGAGGATCACACCCTGCTGGTGGACCTGGACCCGCTGCCGCTCGACCAGCTCGACGCCGACGGGCTTGCGGGCATGCTGCGCAAACGCCCGTTCCGCTGGAAAGTGGTGGTGGTCAACGCCTGCTACAGCGGCGGTTTCATCCCCGCCCTGCGTGGGCCGGGCACGCTGGTACTCACCGCCGCGCGCGCCGACCGCAGCTCGTTCGGATGCGGCAGCGACGCGGACGTGACCTACTTCGGCCGCGCCTGGCTCATCGATGCGTTGAACCGCAGCAACGACTTCATCGCCGCTTTCCATCAGGCGCAGGCCGAGATCGCCGGCTGGGAACGCCAGCAAAACCTCACGCCGTCCGAGCCGCAGATCGCCATCGGCGCGGGCATCGCCGATCAGCTCGCGCAGTGGCGCCGGGCCGCGGCGAACGGCGCGCCCCTGCCCTTCGCGCCGGCTCCGCTGCGGATGACACGGGCCGGCGCGTCGCGCTGA
- a CDS encoding amino acid permease: MLFKRVKPLDLILATAEKKALKRQLGPIQLTFLGIGAIIGTGIFVLTAEAGQKAGPGMMISFVIAAVVCALAALAYAELASMVPVAGSAYTYTYGVMGEGPAWVVGWALVLEYTIAASTVCVGWSGYMNGLLASHGLGLPEFLRAGPLDGGSFNLLAFLIGVVITLLLVLGTSKSAMVNTFLVLVKVIALTVFIVLALPRVQEANFHPFVPNGWGSPMGGIGVLGAAASIFFAYVGFDAVSTAAEETRNPNRNIPIGLIGSLGVCTVYYLLVSYGAIGAVGAQPVVGSDGAPLQPGTPAMAAACKGSDALVCSKEALAHALRLLGHNRWGDLVGAAASIALPSVILTMTYGQTRIFFTMARDGLLPGRLTAIHPRFHTPYVITLITGLFVSLFGALFPVGALADVTNSGTLFAFMMVAAGVLVLRVTQPDRPRSFRTPLAWLVCPLAVLGCLLLFLNLSLKTIVVFFAWAAIGLVVYFLYGHRKSHLANGTEPV, translated from the coding sequence ATGCTCTTCAAGCGCGTCAAGCCGCTCGATCTCATCCTCGCCACTGCCGAAAAGAAGGCGCTCAAGCGTCAGCTCGGGCCGATCCAGCTCACCTTCCTGGGTATCGGCGCGATCATCGGCACCGGCATCTTCGTGCTTACCGCCGAGGCCGGGCAGAAGGCCGGGCCGGGCATGATGATCTCGTTCGTGATCGCCGCGGTGGTGTGCGCGCTGGCCGCCCTGGCCTACGCGGAGCTGGCCTCGATGGTGCCGGTGGCCGGCTCGGCCTACACCTACACCTACGGCGTGATGGGCGAAGGCCCGGCCTGGGTGGTCGGCTGGGCGCTGGTGCTGGAATACACCATCGCCGCGAGCACGGTGTGCGTGGGCTGGTCGGGGTACATGAATGGCCTGCTCGCCAGTCACGGCCTGGGCCTGCCCGAGTTCCTGCGCGCCGGCCCCCTGGATGGCGGCTCGTTCAACCTGCTCGCCTTCCTGATCGGCGTGGTGATCACGCTGCTGCTGGTCTTAGGCACCTCCAAGTCGGCGATGGTCAACACCTTCCTGGTGCTGGTCAAAGTCATCGCGCTGACGGTGTTCATCGTGCTCGCGCTGCCGCGCGTGCAGGAGGCCAACTTCCACCCGTTCGTGCCCAACGGCTGGGGCAGCCCGATGGGCGGCATCGGCGTGCTCGGCGCGGCGGCGTCGATCTTCTTCGCCTATGTCGGCTTCGATGCGGTTTCCACCGCCGCCGAGGAAACCCGCAACCCCAATCGCAACATCCCGATCGGCCTGATCGGCTCGCTCGGCGTCTGCACGGTGTATTACCTGCTGGTGAGCTACGGCGCGATCGGCGCCGTCGGCGCGCAGCCCGTGGTCGGCAGCGACGGCGCGCCGCTGCAGCCGGGCACGCCGGCGATGGCCGCGGCCTGCAAGGGTTCCGACGCCCTGGTCTGCAGCAAGGAGGCGCTGGCCCATGCACTGCGCCTGCTGGGTCACAACCGCTGGGGCGACCTGGTCGGCGCGGCGGCGAGCATCGCCCTGCCCTCGGTGATCCTCACCATGACCTACGGACAGACGCGGATCTTCTTCACCATGGCCCGCGACGGGCTGCTGCCCGGCCGGCTGACGGCGATCCATCCGCGCTTCCATACGCCCTACGTGATCACGCTCATCACCGGCCTGTTCGTGTCGCTGTTCGGCGCGCTGTTTCCGGTCGGCGCGCTGGCGGACGTCACCAATTCGGGCACGCTGTTCGCCTTCATGATGGTGGCCGCCGGCGTGCTGGTGCTGCGCGTCACCCAGCCCGACCGGCCGCGGTCCTTCCGCACGCCACTGGCCTGGCTGGTCTGCCCGCTGGCGGTGCTCGGTTGCCTGCTGCTGTTCCTCAACCTGTCGCTGAAGACGATCGTCGTGTTCTTCGCATGGGCGGCGATCGGCCTGGTTGTGTATTTCCTCTACGGCCACCGCAAGAGCCATCTGGCCAACGGCACCGAACCGGTTTAG
- a CDS encoding NUDIX hydrolase, producing the protein MSASYDLLDALQRHRDEDPGAVETFIAFFASSPAVFERTHAAGHFTGSAWVVSADGRRTLLTHHRKLDRWLQPGGHADGERDLSCVALREACEETGLGGLRVEEAIFDLDRHFIPARGLEPGHWHYDVRYVVRAGRDEDFTVSEESHALAWVPVRSLVDDPHVDASLRRMARKWLARG; encoded by the coding sequence ATGTCTGCCTCTTACGACTTGCTGGATGCGTTGCAACGTCACCGCGACGAGGACCCCGGCGCGGTCGAGACATTCATCGCCTTCTTCGCCTCATCGCCGGCAGTCTTCGAGCGCACGCACGCGGCCGGACATTTCACCGGTTCGGCCTGGGTGGTGAGCGCCGACGGCAGGCGCACACTCCTCACCCACCACCGCAAACTCGACCGCTGGTTGCAGCCCGGCGGCCATGCCGACGGCGAGCGCGACTTGAGCTGCGTGGCGTTGCGCGAGGCCTGCGAGGAAACCGGTCTGGGCGGGCTGCGCGTCGAGGAGGCCATCTTCGATCTGGACCGTCATTTCATTCCCGCCCGCGGCCTCGAGCCCGGTCACTGGCATTACGACGTGCGCTACGTGGTGCGCGCCGGCCGCGACGAGGACTTCACCGTGAGCGAGGAATCGCACGCGCTGGCCTGGGTGCCGGTGCGCAGCCTCGTCGACGATCCGCACGTGGATGCCTCCCTGCGCCGCATGGCGCGCAAGTGGCTGGCGCGCGGCTGA
- a CDS encoding 3-hydroxyanthranilate 3,4-dioxygenase, producing MALTPPIDLKRWIDEHRHLLEPPVGNKCIVDGDFIVMIVGGPNARTDYHYDEGPEFFHQLEGEMVLKVQDEGIARDIPIRAGEVFYLPPRVPHSPQRMPGSIGLVVERRRLPHERDGLLWFCERCNHKLYEEYFTLADIERDFPPVFERFYRSRAARTCTACGHVHPAPGKYA from the coding sequence ATGGCCCTGACACCACCCATCGACCTCAAGCGCTGGATCGACGAGCACCGCCACCTGCTCGAGCCGCCGGTGGGCAACAAGTGCATCGTCGATGGCGACTTCATCGTGATGATCGTCGGTGGACCGAACGCGCGCACCGACTACCACTACGACGAAGGCCCGGAGTTCTTCCATCAGCTGGAAGGCGAGATGGTGCTCAAGGTGCAGGACGAGGGCATCGCGCGCGACATCCCGATCCGCGCCGGCGAGGTGTTCTACCTGCCGCCGCGCGTGCCGCATTCGCCGCAGCGCATGCCCGGTTCCATCGGCCTGGTGGTCGAACGCCGGCGCCTGCCGCACGAGCGCGATGGCCTGCTGTGGTTCTGCGAGCGCTGCAACCACAAGCTGTACGAGGAATATTTCACGCTGGCCGATATCGAGCGCGATTTCCCGCCGGTGTTCGAGCGTTTCTACCGCTCGCGGGCGGCGCGCACCTGTACGGCCTGCGGGCACGTCCATCCGGCGCCGGGCAAATACGCCTGA
- a CDS encoding 1,2-dihydroxy-3-keto-5-methylthiopentene dioxygenase translates to MSRLRIFDETRPETPRTVHTVHEDIARALARVGVRFERWEASQPIAPGAAPEEVIAAYRADIQRLMDEEGYRSVDVISIAPDHPDRAALRQKFLSEHTHSEDEVRFFVAGAGLFTLHLDDGIYEVLCEQGDLIGVPDGTRHWFDMGEVPSFVAIRLFTNADGWVARFTGADIAERFPRMEPLAATH, encoded by the coding sequence ATGAGCCGCCTGCGCATCTTCGACGAGACCCGGCCCGAGACCCCGCGGACGGTCCACACCGTGCATGAGGACATCGCCCGCGCGCTCGCCCGTGTCGGCGTGCGCTTCGAGCGCTGGGAGGCCAGTCAGCCGATCGCGCCGGGCGCCGCGCCGGAGGAAGTCATCGCCGCCTATCGCGCCGACATCCAGCGGCTGATGGATGAGGAAGGCTACCGCTCGGTCGACGTGATCAGCATCGCCCCGGACCATCCGGACCGCGCCGCGCTGCGGCAGAAATTCCTGAGCGAACATACCCACAGCGAGGACGAGGTGCGCTTCTTCGTCGCCGGCGCAGGGCTGTTCACGCTGCATCTGGACGATGGCATCTACGAGGTCTTGTGCGAGCAGGGCGACCTGATCGGCGTGCCCGACGGCACCCGCCACTGGTTCGACATGGGCGAAGTGCCGTCGTTCGTCGCCATCCGCCTGTTTACCAACGCGGACGGCTGGGTCGCGCGCTTCACCGGTGCCGACATCGCCGAACGTTTTCCGCGCATGGAACCGCTCGCCGCGACGCACTGA
- the parE gene encoding DNA topoisomerase IV subunit B, with the protein MSSRYNAADIEVLSGLDPVKRRPGMYTDTTRPNHLAQEVIDNAVDEALAGHATHIEVIVHTDGSVEVSDDGRGMPVDIHPEEGIPGVELILTRLHAGGKFSGRNYSFSGGLHGVGVSVVNALSSRVEVTIRRDGQVYRMAFAHGDRASELEVIGTVPKKKTGTTVRFWPDPKYFDSPKISLSRLKHLLRAKAVLCAGLHVRLVDEASGEVSEWHYEDGLRDYLRGALEGLETLPDEPFVHRMDRGSEALDVALAWVIEGELVQESYVNLIPTVQGGTHVNGLRSGLTNALREFCDIRDLLPRGVKLAPEDVWERLAFVLSVKLQDPQFAGQTKERLSSRDAAALVEGVVHDAFSLWLNQHVAWGEKIAQLAIERASARLKAAKQVVRKKITQGPALPGKLADCSATDLSRTELFLVEGDSAGGSAKQARDKEFQAILPLRGKILNTWEVESSAVLASEEVHNLAVAIGCDPGKDDLSGLRYGKVIILADADSDGLHIATLLSALFLKHFPALVRQGHVFVAMPPLFRVDVGKQVFYCLDESEKNALLARVEREKMKGAVSVTRFKGLGEMNPAQLRESTIHPDTRRLVQLTVDDDAATAQLMDLLLAKKRAGERKQWLEEKGDLATLEV; encoded by the coding sequence ATGAGCAGCCGCTACAACGCCGCCGACATCGAAGTCCTCTCCGGTCTGGACCCGGTCAAGCGCCGGCCGGGCATGTACACCGACACCACCCGCCCGAACCATCTCGCGCAGGAGGTGATCGACAACGCGGTGGACGAGGCGCTGGCCGGCCATGCCACGCACATCGAGGTGATCGTGCACACCGACGGCTCGGTCGAGGTGAGCGACGACGGCCGCGGCATGCCGGTGGACATCCACCCGGAGGAAGGCATTCCCGGTGTCGAGCTGATCCTCACCCGCCTGCACGCGGGCGGCAAGTTCTCTGGCCGCAACTACAGTTTTTCCGGCGGCCTGCACGGCGTCGGCGTGTCGGTGGTGAATGCGCTCTCCAGCCGCGTGGAGGTGACCATCCGCCGCGACGGCCAGGTCTACCGCATGGCCTTCGCGCATGGCGATCGCGCCAGCGAGCTGGAAGTGATCGGCACGGTGCCGAAGAAGAAAACCGGCACCACCGTGCGTTTCTGGCCGGACCCGAAATACTTCGACTCGCCCAAGATCTCCCTGTCCCGGCTCAAGCACCTGCTGCGCGCCAAGGCGGTGCTGTGCGCCGGATTGCACGTGAGGCTCGTCGACGAGGCCAGCGGCGAAGTCAGCGAATGGCATTACGAGGACGGCCTGCGCGATTACCTGCGCGGCGCGCTGGAGGGTTTGGAGACCCTCCCCGACGAGCCGTTCGTGCATCGCATGGATCGCGGCTCCGAGGCCCTGGACGTCGCCCTGGCCTGGGTGATCGAGGGCGAGCTGGTGCAGGAAAGCTACGTCAACCTGATTCCCACCGTGCAGGGCGGCACCCACGTCAACGGCCTGCGTTCCGGGCTCACCAACGCGCTGCGCGAGTTCTGCGACATTCGCGATCTTTTGCCGCGCGGCGTCAAGCTGGCGCCGGAGGACGTCTGGGAGCGGCTGGCCTTCGTGCTCAGCGTGAAACTGCAGGATCCGCAATTCGCCGGTCAGACCAAGGAGCGCCTGTCCTCGCGCGATGCCGCCGCGCTGGTCGAGGGCGTGGTGCACGACGCCTTCAGCCTGTGGCTCAACCAGCACGTCGCGTGGGGCGAGAAGATCGCCCAGCTCGCCATCGAGCGCGCCAGCGCACGGCTGAAGGCGGCCAAGCAGGTGGTGCGCAAGAAGATCACGCAAGGCCCGGCGCTGCCCGGCAAGCTCGCCGACTGCAGCGCCACCGATCTTTCCCGCACCGAGCTGTTCCTGGTCGAGGGCGACTCCGCCGGCGGCAGCGCCAAGCAGGCGCGCGACAAGGAGTTCCAGGCGATCCTGCCGTTGCGCGGCAAGATCCTCAACACCTGGGAAGTCGAATCCAGCGCGGTGCTGGCCTCGGAGGAGGTGCACAACCTGGCGGTGGCGATCGGCTGCGACCCGGGCAAGGACGATCTCTCCGGCCTGCGCTACGGCAAGGTCATCATCCTGGCCGATGCCGATTCGGACGGCCTGCACATCGCCACGCTGCTCTCGGCGCTGTTCCTGAAGCATTTTCCCGCGCTGGTGCGCCAGGGCCACGTGTTCGTGGCGATGCCGCCGCTGTTTCGCGTCGACGTCGGCAAGCAGGTGTTCTACTGCCTGGACGAAAGCGAGAAGAACGCCCTGCTCGCCCGCGTCGAGCGCGAGAAGATGAAGGGTGCAGTCAGCGTCACCCGCTTCAAGGGCCTGGGCGAGATGAACCCGGCGCAGCTGCGCGAATCGACCATCCACCCGGACACCCGGCGGCTGGTGCAGCTGACCGTGGACGACGATGCGGCCACCGCGCAGCTCATGGACCTGCTGCTGGCCAAGAAACGCGCCGGTGAACGCAAGCAGTGGCTGGAGGAAAAGGGCGATCTCGCCACGCTGGAGGTGTGA
- a CDS encoding methylthioribulose 1-phosphate dehydratase, translating into MSDFSSCAQAIAEHARELAARGWMPATSGNFSMRVDDGHAAITISGRDKSRLGPDDVMLVDLQGRPVGSTARPSAETGLHTQLYRLWPQVNAVLHTHSRAQSVASRLFAREGVVRLAGWELQKAITGFHSHDSVLEIPVFPNTQHMPELESRVAAWLDDGRPLHAYLIDGHGLYAWGRDMAEARRHLEALDFLLGCELDLRRLST; encoded by the coding sequence ATGAGCGATTTTTCAAGTTGCGCGCAGGCCATTGCCGAGCACGCCCGCGAATTGGCCGCACGCGGCTGGATGCCGGCGACCAGCGGCAACTTCTCCATGCGCGTGGACGACGGGCATGCCGCCATCACCATCTCCGGACGCGACAAGAGCCGGCTCGGTCCGGACGATGTCATGCTGGTCGATTTGCAGGGGCGCCCCGTCGGCAGCACGGCCCGGCCGAGTGCCGAAACCGGCCTGCATACCCAGCTCTATCGACTGTGGCCGCAGGTGAACGCGGTGCTGCATACCCATTCACGCGCGCAGAGCGTGGCCTCGCGCCTGTTCGCGCGCGAGGGCGTGGTGCGGCTGGCCGGCTGGGAACTGCAGAAGGCCATCACCGGCTTCCACTCGCATGACAGCGTGCTCGAGATTCCGGTATTCCCCAATACCCAGCACATGCCCGAGCTCGAATCACGCGTCGCCGCCTGGCTCGATGATGGCCGGCCACTGCATGCCTATCTGATCGACGGACACGGCCTGTATGCCTGGGGCCGCGACATGGCCGAGGCGCGCCGTCACCTGGAGGCGCTGGATTTCCTGCTCGGCTGCGAACTCGATTTGAGGAGACTTTCCACATGA
- the mtnC gene encoding acireductone synthase, whose translation MTTIAAIVTDIEGTTSAISFVKDVLFPYARQHLPAFVETHADQPEVQHWLSEAAKEAGYVEASRQEVIELLLRWIDEDRKSTALKALQGMIWAEGYAAGAFRTHIYPDVPATLRAWHAAGIRLYVYSSGSVPAQQLFFLHSEAGDLTPLFSGYFDTETGPKREPASYARIAEAIGEPAARILFLSDVVEELDAAAAAGLRTGWLVRPPQSPPTAPRHPVYASFDAIAL comes from the coding sequence ATGACCACCATCGCCGCCATCGTCACCGACATCGAAGGCACCACCAGTGCGATCTCCTTCGTCAAGGACGTCTTGTTTCCCTATGCGCGCCAGCACCTGCCCGCCTTCGTGGAAACCCACGCCGACCAGCCCGAGGTGCAGCACTGGCTGAGCGAGGCGGCCAAGGAAGCCGGCTATGTCGAGGCCTCGCGGCAGGAAGTGATCGAGCTGCTGCTGCGCTGGATCGATGAAGACCGCAAGTCCACCGCGCTGAAAGCGCTGCAGGGCATGATCTGGGCGGAAGGCTATGCGGCCGGCGCCTTTCGCACCCACATCTATCCGGACGTGCCGGCCACATTGCGCGCCTGGCATGCGGCGGGCATCAGGTTGTACGTGTATTCCTCCGGCTCGGTGCCGGCGCAGCAGTTGTTCTTCCTCCACAGCGAGGCCGGCGACCTGACGCCGCTCTTCAGCGGCTATTTCGATACCGAGACCGGCCCCAAGCGCGAGCCTGCGTCCTATGCGCGCATCGCCGAGGCGATCGGCGAGCCCGCCGCGCGCATCCTGTTCCTGTCCGACGTGGTGGAGGAACTCGACGCCGCTGCCGCCGCGGGTCTGCGCACCGGCTGGCTGGTGCGGCCGCCGCAGTCACCGCCGACGGCGCCACGCCATCCGGTCTACGCGAGCTTCGACGCCATCGCGCTTTGA